A region from the Chloroflexota bacterium genome encodes:
- a CDS encoding bacterial transcriptional activator domain-containing protein: MRFRYIEILDDLIDALLDLRQIDSALGRAKQLLDHDPLHEAAYRRLMKVYAVQGNRPAAVRVYHACASILQKELGVEPSPNTGGSNSTPPRW, encoded by the coding sequence TTGCGTTTCCGCTATATAGAAATCCTGGACGATCTGATCGATGCCCTACTGGATCTGCGCCAGATCGACAGTGCGCTGGGCCGGGCTAAACAACTGCTGGACCACGATCCGCTGCACGAAGCGGCCTATCGTCGACTCATGAAGGTGTACGCCGTGCAGGGCAATCGCCCGGCAGCGGTGCGGGTCTACCATGCCTGCGCCTCGATCCTGCAGAAGGAGTTGGGCGTTGAACCCTCGCCAAACACAGGTGGTTCAAACAGCACCCCTCCCCGTTGGTGA